One stretch of Verrucomicrobiia bacterium DNA includes these proteins:
- a CDS encoding prepilin peptidase, which translates to MMIILEFIPAAVAFALGLIFGSFANVVIYRLPRGLSVVRPRSFCPACQKTIPWWGNVPLFSYLFLGAKCAFCRTPISPRYFFVELFTAALFLTAFLSIGWGWKLFFLFYLNFALVVIFFIDLEFRIIPDWFTLPGILLGMGYAFLNPAVGWQNGLIGLIVGGGGFLLLAHAGELIFKKESMGGGDVKMAAMLGAFLGWQKLLLVFFLASLVAVLTFFVIRLLKPKSLADRLIPFGPFLVIAALVAYYWGGELISLYTERFLAIR; encoded by the coding sequence ATGATGATAATTCTTGAGTTTATTCCCGCGGCGGTTGCCTTTGCCCTCGGGTTGATTTTTGGCAGTTTTGCCAATGTCGTCATTTACCGGCTGCCGCGCGGGCTTTCGGTCGTCCGGCCGCGAAGCTTCTGCCCTGCCTGCCAAAAAACGATTCCCTGGTGGGGGAATGTCCCGCTTTTCAGCTATCTTTTTTTGGGCGCCAAATGCGCGTTCTGCAGAACGCCGATTTCCCCCCGCTATTTTTTCGTGGAGCTTTTCACCGCCGCGTTGTTTCTGACCGCCTTCCTTTCGATTGGCTGGGGATGGAAGCTTTTCTTTCTGTTTTACCTGAATTTTGCCTTGGTGGTCATTTTCTTCATCGATCTTGAATTCCGAATAATCCCGGACTGGTTCACCCTCCCCGGCATTCTCTTGGGAATGGGGTATGCATTCTTGAATCCGGCAGTCGGCTGGCAGAACGGGCTTATCGGCCTTATAGTCGGCGGCGGCGGATTTCTTCTTTTGGCCCATGCCGGCGAGTTAATCTTCAAAAAGGAAAGCATGGGCGGGGGGGACGTCAAAATGGCGGCGATGCTGGGGGCCTTTTTGGGGTGGCAAAAGCTTCTTTTGGTTTTCTTTCTGGCCTCCTTGGTCGCCGTTTTAACCTTCTTCGTCATCCGGTTGTTGAAACCGAAATCGCTGGCGGACCGGCTGATTCCGTTCGGCCCGTTTTTGGTAATCGCCGCGCTCGTGGCCTACTACTGGGGCGGGGAGCTGATTTCCCTTTACACGGAGCGGTTCCTGGCTATCCGATAG
- a CDS encoding glycosyltransferase, producing MKKRQDNRSLQRQLYGVSVVVPMYNEEQNVSSTLSRIAAAFRAIGGDWEIIAVDDGSTDRTALSVLSFAEQEPRVRLVSYFPNRGRGWALRQGFAASAKEIIITADADLSYSEEYLLAMAQILQAHPEVDIVVASPYTKGGGVENVPLWRLWISKLGNKILGFAMKRGLATVTGMVRGYRKKVLEALELEAEGKEIHLEILARALGMGYRVVEMPAVLKARKLGKSKFKFTATAVSHILFSFHEKPVLLFGGVGLFLVLLSFGGAVYIWYLWQEGNLNPTRPLVTLTVLAFLAGLATLFFGFLGTQLVHLKREIYRIQKTAKETMLKLEELSGGKEQLDFQVRVEKRNREKVKV from the coding sequence ATGAAAAAACGACAAGATAACAGGTCACTGCAAAGACAATTATACGGCGTCTCCGTGGTGGTGCCGATGTACAACGAGGAGCAAAACGTCTCCTCGACTTTGTCCCGCATCGCCGCCGCCTTCCGGGCCATTGGCGGGGATTGGGAAATCATTGCCGTGGATGACGGCTCCACCGACCGGACGGCGCTTTCGGTTTTGAGCTTTGCCGAGCAGGAGCCGCGCGTCCGGCTCGTCTCCTATTTCCCCAACCGCGGGCGGGGCTGGGCGCTGCGGCAGGGGTTCGCCGCCTCCGCCAAGGAAATCATCATCACCGCCGACGCCGATTTGTCCTACAGCGAGGAATATCTTTTGGCGATGGCCCAAATTCTGCAGGCCCACCCAGAAGTGGATATCGTGGTCGCCTCGCCTTATACCAAGGGAGGCGGGGTGGAAAACGTCCCTTTGTGGCGGCTTTGGATTTCCAAGCTGGGGAACAAAATTTTGGGCTTCGCCATGAAGAGGGGGCTGGCCACCGTCACTGGAATGGTGCGGGGCTACCGCAAGAAGGTTCTGGAAGCGCTGGAGCTGGAAGCGGAAGGGAAGGAAATTCATCTCGAAATTCTGGCCCGTGCCCTTGGTATGGGCTATCGCGTGGTCGAAATGCCTGCGGTTTTGAAAGCCCGCAAGCTGGGGAAATCAAAGTTCAAATTCACCGCCACGGCGGTTTCCCACATCCTGTTCTCCTTCCATGAAAAGCCGGTTCTGCTTTTCGGCGGGGTCGGTTTGTTTCTGGTTTTGCTTTCGTTTGGCGGGGCGGTGTATATCTGGTATCTCTGGCAAGAAGGGAATTTGAACCCGACCCGGCCTTTGGTCACTCTTACGGTACTGGCTTTCCTGGCCGGTCTGGCGACTTTGTTTTTCGGCTTCCTCGGCACCCAGCTCGTGCACTTAAAGCGGGAAATCTACCGTATCCAAAAAACGGCCAAGGAAACAATGCTGAAACTGGAAGAGCTTTCCGGCGGAAAAGAACAGTTGGATTTTCAAGTGCGGGTCGAAAAGAGAAATAGAGAGAAGGTGAAGGTATGA
- a CDS encoding glycosyltransferase, which produces MKLGLVTNRYPAGKGDTASPFVKDFVHALRERGHKVSVFTPEYVVDHPASDPEVFRFPWSGSIAPIGSLNYKNPLNWLKLANFLYSGRKAAMPFVLTHDVDYLLALWALPSGYFARYLSQRTGIPYSVWCLGSDVYKWSERPFFGLLTRQVLQGADHLFGDGFDLCQKVEELSGRECRFLPSARRREKRTVLPKTNYNRFFYLGRLEREKGIEDMLLAFSYVAKKKPAVLEIAGWGSLAGEIPRRLAELKLGDKAIFHGKISEKEAATYLRRAACVLIPSHSDSIPLVLTEAVASGTPVIATDVGDMGYLVRKFSLGKVVPPHDPESLAQAMFAFMHEKRNYDPASSGLLDLLDVNRAANDFLKVIARKRSGQPLRSQMANLFD; this is translated from the coding sequence ATGAAGCTGGGGCTTGTCACCAACCGCTATCCGGCCGGGAAGGGGGATACCGCCAGCCCGTTCGTGAAGGACTTCGTCCATGCCCTGCGCGAAAGGGGGCATAAAGTTTCTGTTTTCACGCCGGAATACGTCGTGGATCATCCCGCCAGCGACCCGGAGGTTTTCCGCTTCCCCTGGTCCGGCTCGATTGCCCCCATCGGCTCGCTGAATTACAAAAATCCGCTCAACTGGCTCAAGCTGGCCAACTTTCTTTACAGCGGGCGGAAGGCGGCGATGCCGTTCGTGCTCACCCACGATGTCGATTATCTTTTGGCTTTGTGGGCGCTCCCTTCCGGCTACTTCGCCCGCTACTTGAGCCAGCGCACCGGCATTCCGTACTCCGTCTGGTGTCTCGGCTCGGACGTGTACAAATGGTCGGAGCGCCCCTTTTTCGGGCTTTTGACCCGCCAGGTTCTGCAGGGGGCCGACCATCTGTTCGGCGACGGGTTTGATTTGTGCCAGAAGGTGGAGGAGCTTTCCGGCCGGGAGTGCCGTTTTCTCCCCTCCGCCCGCCGCCGCGAAAAACGGACGGTTCTTCCCAAAACAAACTACAACCGCTTTTTCTATCTGGGCCGGCTGGAGCGGGAAAAGGGAATCGAGGATATGCTTCTGGCCTTTTCCTACGTGGCGAAAAAGAAGCCGGCGGTCCTGGAAATCGCCGGCTGGGGAAGTTTGGCCGGCGAAATCCCCAGACGGTTGGCCGAGCTGAAACTGGGGGACAAGGCAATTTTTCACGGTAAAATTTCTGAAAAGGAGGCGGCGACCTATCTGCGCCGGGCCGCCTGCGTTTTGATCCCCAGCCATTCCGACTCCATTCCGCTCGTTTTGACCGAAGCGGTGGCCTCCGGAACGCCGGTGATCGCCACGGACGTGGGGGATATGGGGTATCTGGTTCGAAAGTTCAGTTTGGGAAAAGTGGTTCCGCCGCACGACCCGGAAAGCCTGGCGCAGGCGATGTTTGCCTTCATGCATGAAAAAAGGAATTACGACCCGGCTTCCTCCGGGCTTCTTGACCTTTTGGATGTTAACCGGGCGGCCAACGACTTTTTGAAGGTAATTGCCCGCAAGCGGAGCGGACAGCCGCTGCGGAGCCAGATGGCGAATCTGTTTGATTAA
- a CDS encoding class I SAM-dependent methyltransferase, whose translation MMAVDVPEKQTGVFFDRFWKKQEPERVDKRTLQRWQFVESNLSSLPGKKILDVGAGRGLIARMLMEKGYEVSACDVSSDSVQLLRQQGLVGFVFDLEEDELEQKYDAIFCMEVLQYLRYPEKTVAKLKAALNPDGILVISVPNEFHLLRRLGILLGRTSWAGIQTPHLRLFDRKTALQLFAQCGLKTRRMIPVTLCPPGLWGERLAQLLARWLPDWFSLSIIFYLRSEDGEAAAS comes from the coding sequence ATGATGGCGGTAGATGTTCCCGAAAAGCAAACCGGCGTTTTCTTCGACCGGTTCTGGAAAAAACAGGAACCGGAACGGGTGGATAAGCGGACGTTGCAGCGCTGGCAGTTTGTTGAAAGCAATCTTTCCTCCCTCCCGGGGAAGAAAATTCTGGATGTCGGCGCCGGGCGGGGGCTTATCGCCCGGATGCTGATGGAAAAAGGATATGAGGTTTCGGCCTGTGACGTCTCCTCCGACTCGGTCCAACTGCTGCGGCAGCAGGGACTGGTCGGCTTTGTCTTCGATTTGGAGGAGGATGAGCTGGAGCAGAAATACGACGCGATTTTCTGCATGGAAGTTTTGCAGTACCTGCGTTATCCGGAAAAGACGGTCGCAAAACTGAAAGCGGCCTTGAACCCGGACGGCATTTTGGTCATCTCCGTGCCGAACGAGTTTCACCTCCTGCGCCGGCTCGGAATTCTCCTTGGGCGTACAAGCTGGGCCGGTATCCAAACTCCGCATCTACGGCTATTTGACCGGAAAACGGCGCTTCAACTATTCGCACAATGCGGGCTCAAAACGAGGCGGATGATTCCGGTCACCCTCTGCCCGCCGGGACTTTGGGGGGAGAGGTTGGCGCAGCTTCTGGCCCGCTGGCTGCCGGACTGGTTTTCCCTCTCGATAATCTTTTACCTAAGGAGCGAGGATGGGGAAGCTGCCGCAAGTTGA
- a CDS encoding class I SAM-dependent methyltransferase, which translates to MGKLPQVDLSIERRWGPEGTFSERFPILFRKGERNLKAEKVIRVLADFAGDLSVMTCLDLGASTCIMSRYFAEHFKTVLALDNDKVGLQYGKENASPNLIPICGDGARLPLPDESVDAIICNQVYEHIENQTGLVAEMYRVLKPAGCVYFGAGNRYVLVEAHYKLPFLSWLPRKPANWYMHLTGRKMDYDVFLLSWRALRKLLFRFEITDYTFRVLENPEKFSATDVVPKWMKWIKPSLLKPFKTALPAWVLVLTKKPA; encoded by the coding sequence ATGGGGAAGCTGCCGCAAGTTGATCTGTCCATAGAACGGCGCTGGGGGCCGGAGGGGACTTTTTCGGAGCGTTTTCCCATTCTTTTCCGGAAGGGGGAACGGAATTTAAAGGCCGAGAAGGTTATTCGGGTTTTGGCTGACTTCGCCGGGGATTTGTCCGTCATGACCTGTCTTGATTTAGGGGCTTCCACCTGCATTATGTCCCGCTATTTTGCCGAGCATTTCAAAACCGTTTTGGCCTTGGACAACGACAAAGTAGGCCTGCAATACGGAAAAGAGAACGCCTCTCCCAATTTGATCCCCATCTGCGGGGACGGGGCGCGACTGCCCTTGCCGGATGAATCGGTGGACGCCATCATCTGCAACCAGGTGTACGAGCATATTGAAAACCAGACCGGGCTGGTGGCGGAGATGTATCGCGTCCTGAAACCGGCCGGCTGCGTCTATTTTGGGGCGGGGAACCGCTACGTTTTGGTCGAAGCCCACTACAAGTTGCCATTTTTATCCTGGCTGCCGCGCAAACCGGCCAACTGGTACATGCATTTAACCGGCCGGAAGATGGATTACGACGTGTTTCTGCTTTCCTGGCGGGCTTTGCGGAAGCTTCTTTTCCGTTTTGAAATCACGGACTACACGTTCAGGGTTCTGGAAAACCCGGAAAAATTCTCGGCCACCGACGTGGTGCCGAAGTGGATGAAATGGATAAAACCCTCCCTGCTGAAACCGTTCAAAACGGCCCTGCCGGCCTGGGTCTTGGTGCTGACCAAAAAACCGGCTTAG
- the xrtH gene encoding exosortase H — translation MTNGMKTSPTVARKNLSPRFWKSPAFRFVGKFLLFLILLGALYSQISSRWDAFRNGFTAATARMVSGCYSLAGGKTSAAGSLISGEKIALQVIEECTGAYEMIIFAAAVIAFPTGWRKKGWGILFGLPLLYGINILRMMLLAYVQAHGSPNLFDFMHVYFWQATLILMILGVFILWIKLAVFRNVQTA, via the coding sequence ATGACCAACGGTATGAAGACCAGCCCGACGGTCGCCCGAAAAAACCTTTCCCCGCGTTTTTGGAAATCCCCCGCCTTCCGGTTTGTGGGAAAATTTCTTTTGTTTTTGATTCTCTTGGGGGCCCTTTACTCCCAAATTTCCAGCCGCTGGGATGCTTTTCGCAACGGCTTCACGGCAGCTACGGCCAGGATGGTGAGCGGCTGCTATTCGCTGGCGGGGGGCAAAACGTCGGCGGCCGGAAGTTTGATTTCCGGTGAAAAAATCGCCCTGCAGGTTATCGAGGAATGCACGGGGGCCTATGAGATGATAATTTTCGCCGCCGCTGTTATTGCCTTTCCGACCGGCTGGCGGAAAAAGGGATGGGGGATACTTTTCGGCCTCCCCCTTTTGTACGGCATAAATATTCTCCGGATGATGCTGTTGGCCTACGTTCAAGCCCACGGCAGTCCCAACCTGTTTGATTTCATGCATGTCTATTTCTGGCAGGCCACTTTGATTCTGATGATTTTAGGCGTTTTCATCCTCTGGATAAAGCTGGCGGTCTTTCGGAATGTCCAAACTGCTTAG
- a CDS encoding DUF2723 domain-containing protein — MKKALGPSFLFFFFFLVYLVSTAPSVFWWDSGELVANVKTLGVPHRPGFPLYVLMAKLFSYLPIGGFVYQQNLFSGFCGALALVFFHLSLVMFLKRQNELLGGSAARRNLVAFFTTLTIGFTFTFWIQAVRAEVYTLGAFLFTFALYCFLRATPPPRPEAARQPSASFPRPGFESFGEESGDYTPAVVKVGNHATARWFWLGIFVAFLGLGNHHITLLATFPFLFAVAGPSTFTSLNFKKWMGLFFLFLLGISTYLYLPVRAWSQPLFNWGGPADFASTANLVLATDSYKTISTSFIDNLVKMHQLLSVLFDQLGMGLFFFAFGGFLILLFTNKSWFWKAAFLLAGNLLVTALLAAEVIPDNPDLHGYLVFSLFALGLGIATTIAAFFGVVEHAVGAVSNFLVGFARVGLAGLFLLFSLIPWTFSRPLCDLSENRIALKMAQEALSPVPPGGVVFLDSPALDFVLRGVQYGEGWRKDVVVVNRAFMEADWYRKSLVENFPRLTTVFSSKPKKREGDALFRHWTTRLTQKKVPVFLEFTERDKDLVERLQPTGFLFQLIDTPFVLDTVSLERQLMWEVSNLWTADDRVMQNDPQAVKMLVLYLYRSGLYYEWRGAKKKALNRYHKTVAWGEKGEEVQKRIMRLEKEITLAESKKAGSAPIAAMEPKKSKRQSSR; from the coding sequence ATGAAAAAGGCGCTGGGGCCAAGTTTTCTTTTCTTCTTCTTCTTTCTGGTGTATCTCGTTTCCACTGCCCCCTCCGTTTTCTGGTGGGATTCCGGCGAGTTGGTGGCCAATGTCAAGACGCTCGGCGTACCGCACCGGCCGGGGTTTCCGCTCTACGTTCTTATGGCCAAGCTTTTCAGCTACCTGCCCATCGGCGGGTTTGTTTATCAGCAGAATCTTTTCTCCGGTTTTTGCGGCGCCTTGGCGCTTGTTTTCTTCCATCTTTCGCTGGTAATGTTTTTGAAAAGACAGAACGAACTTTTGGGGGGCTCGGCGGCCCGGCGGAATCTGGTGGCTTTCTTCACCACTTTGACCATCGGTTTCACTTTCACTTTCTGGATTCAGGCGGTGCGGGCGGAGGTTTATACCTTGGGGGCGTTTTTGTTCACTTTTGCCCTTTATTGTTTTCTGCGGGCAACGCCGCCGCCCCGCCCCGAAGCGGCAAGGCAGCCCTCCGCTTCCTTTCCGCGGCCCGGCTTCGAGTCCTTCGGCGAGGAAAGCGGCGACTATACGCCGGCCGTAGTCAAAGTTGGGAATCATGCCACAGCCCGCTGGTTCTGGCTCGGAATTTTCGTCGCGTTTCTCGGATTGGGGAATCACCACATCACTCTTTTGGCCACCTTCCCGTTTCTTTTCGCCGTGGCGGGGCCGTCCACCTTTACCAGCTTGAATTTTAAAAAATGGATGGGTTTGTTCTTCTTGTTTCTGCTTGGAATTTCAACCTATCTCTACCTGCCCGTGCGGGCCTGGAGCCAGCCGCTTTTCAACTGGGGGGGACCGGCCGATTTTGCCTCCACCGCCAATCTGGTCTTGGCCACCGATTCCTACAAAACCATTTCCACCTCGTTCATCGACAATCTGGTAAAGATGCACCAACTTTTGTCCGTTTTGTTTGACCAGCTTGGAATGGGACTTTTCTTCTTTGCCTTCGGCGGGTTTTTGATTCTGCTTTTCACAAACAAAAGCTGGTTTTGGAAGGCGGCTTTCCTGCTCGCCGGCAACCTTTTGGTCACCGCCCTCCTGGCGGCCGAGGTTATCCCGGACAATCCGGATTTGCACGGCTATCTGGTCTTTTCCCTTTTTGCCTTGGGGCTCGGCATCGCCACGACCATTGCGGCCTTCTTTGGCGTGGTGGAGCATGCCGTCGGCGCGGTTTCCAATTTTCTGGTCGGCTTTGCCCGCGTAGGGCTGGCGGGTCTGTTTTTGCTATTCAGTTTGATCCCCTGGACCTTTTCCCGTCCCCTATGCGACCTATCTGAAAACCGAATTGCCTTGAAGATGGCGCAGGAGGCGCTTTCCCCCGTTCCTCCGGGGGGGGTGGTTTTTCTCGATTCCCCCGCGCTCGATTTTGTTCTGCGCGGAGTGCAATACGGCGAGGGGTGGCGCAAGGACGTGGTGGTGGTGAACCGGGCGTTTATGGAGGCGGATTGGTACCGCAAAAGCTTGGTTGAGAATTTTCCCCGTCTCACCACGGTCTTTTCCTCCAAGCCGAAGAAAAGAGAGGGGGATGCGCTTTTCCGTCATTGGACCACGCGGCTGACGCAGAAAAAAGTCCCGGTTTTTCTGGAATTCACCGAGCGGGACAAGGACTTGGTCGAGCGCTTGCAGCCGACCGGCTTTCTCTTCCAATTGATAGACACCCCCTTCGTTCTGGACACCGTTTCCCTCGAGCGGCAGTTGATGTGGGAGGTTTCCAATCTCTGGACGGCGGATGACCGGGTGATGCAGAACGACCCGCAGGCGGTCAAAATGCTCGTTCTGTACCTCTACCGCTCCGGCTTGTACTACGAATGGCGCGGGGCGAAAAAGAAGGCCTTGAACCGCTATCACAAAACCGTCGCTTGGGGGGAGAAGGGGGAGGAAGTGCAAAAGAGAATAATGAGGCTGGAAAAAGAAATAACCCTTGCAGAAAGCAAGAAAGCAGGGTCGGCTCCAATTGCTGCGATGGAGCCAAAGAAATCGAAAAGGCAGTCAAGTCGTTAG
- a CDS encoding DUF2723 domain-containing protein, translating into MDNRLERFCLLASFILPLGVYFYTAAPGPFWEDSATFSMAAATLSLPHSPSFPLWVLIGKLFSWLIPHNPARATNMMCGLFGAAGAALFFLCVKKVLADIFVTPSLDFSRDKPQSSTIREEETTGVLATNPAVVTLTALGAALVFAFSQTVWLQAVRAEVYSLQLILIFSVLLIALSLEKIDKPTHFFLLGAFLWGLSATNHPLQSVSILPGLLIMGCYKSDNWKEELSKWGWVAGLILLAATMYLFLPIRSAQDPYFNWNQPDNWERFWAALTRSGSWQESIDDTPTNVSYPNMMRLAVFFQSEFSAVFWLLVIPGALVLAHHLPRIGLGVFVLLLSNFLVTLWAAEFNPYNMDILGYLSFGTGLAVLTATAGLMQVLTWLSKGVSRFALKISWAVPVLTMSFGLFLAAKNWGECDLHQSSWPQKIAEESLRSLPPNAVVVYSSDRLLTAALYQQGALGQRPDVAIVLSNVFFQPHLAEWTRHRYPDLIIDSIPNSAKPLTQLRRGFAAFCQKNERPIFTQLGYHISDCRYFWPFDYLLEFRREKVGLEVPKQVVNFVRKTYIGGSDKLTRESLELEIYNWGAYLSKIGAPETDDLLKLATEYDGENPRTWVTVGKAYLYARQYPLAETCFKLALSYDPYWGEAYFFLATALQEQGKFDEAKEARAEGNWLLPDKLKPMGREDEKTTR; encoded by the coding sequence ATGGATAACCGCTTGGAGCGTTTTTGTCTTTTGGCCTCGTTCATTTTGCCTTTGGGGGTCTATTTCTACACGGCCGCGCCGGGACCCTTCTGGGAGGATTCCGCCACCTTTTCGATGGCGGCGGCCACCCTTAGCTTACCTCATTCGCCCAGCTTTCCGTTGTGGGTTTTGATTGGCAAGCTTTTCAGTTGGCTTATTCCGCATAACCCCGCACGGGCCACCAATATGATGTGCGGGCTTTTTGGGGCGGCGGGAGCGGCTCTATTCTTCCTGTGCGTTAAAAAGGTTTTGGCGGATATTTTTGTAACCCCTTCCCTCGACTTCTCTCGGGACAAGCCCCAATCCTCCACGATAAGGGAAGAGGAAACGACCGGTGTTTTGGCGACAAATCCTGCGGTTGTGACTTTAACGGCGCTGGGAGCGGCTTTGGTTTTTGCCTTCAGCCAGACGGTCTGGCTGCAGGCCGTGCGGGCGGAAGTGTACTCTCTACAGTTGATATTGATCTTTTCGGTTCTGCTGATTGCGCTGTCGTTGGAAAAGATCGATAAGCCAACCCATTTTTTCCTTTTGGGTGCGTTTCTGTGGGGACTTTCGGCCACCAATCATCCGCTGCAGTCGGTTTCGATTTTGCCGGGGCTTTTAATTATGGGCTGTTATAAATCCGACAACTGGAAAGAAGAACTGTCTAAATGGGGTTGGGTGGCCGGTCTAATCCTGCTTGCGGCCACGATGTATTTGTTTTTGCCCATCCGCTCCGCCCAGGACCCGTATTTCAACTGGAACCAGCCGGACAATTGGGAGCGTTTCTGGGCCGCCCTCACCCGTTCCGGCAGTTGGCAGGAGTCCATCGACGACACGCCGACCAACGTTTCCTATCCCAATATGATGCGGCTCGCGGTCTTTTTTCAATCGGAATTTTCGGCGGTTTTCTGGCTTTTAGTCATCCCGGGAGCTCTTGTACTCGCGCATCATTTACCCCGGATCGGCCTGGGTGTTTTTGTGCTTTTGTTGTCCAATTTTCTGGTGACCTTGTGGGCGGCGGAATTCAACCCCTATAATATGGATATCTTGGGATATCTCTCTTTTGGGACCGGACTGGCTGTTTTGACGGCGACGGCGGGTTTGATGCAAGTCCTTACTTGGCTGTCAAAGGGCGTGTCCCGATTTGCGCTAAAAATTAGCTGGGCAGTTCCCGTTCTTACGATGTCATTTGGTCTTTTTTTGGCGGCAAAAAATTGGGGCGAATGCGATTTACATCAGAGCAGCTGGCCGCAAAAAATTGCGGAAGAGAGCTTGCGTTCCCTGCCGCCCAACGCCGTCGTTGTTTACTCTTCCGACCGCCTGCTGACCGCCGCTTTGTACCAGCAGGGGGCTTTGGGGCAAAGGCCGGATGTGGCCATTGTCTTGTCAAATGTTTTTTTTCAACCGCACTTGGCCGAATGGACACGGCACCGTTATCCGGATTTGATTATCGATTCAATCCCGAATAGTGCCAAACCGTTGACTCAACTCCGGCGCGGCTTTGCGGCGTTCTGTCAAAAAAACGAACGGCCGATTTTCACCCAGCTGGGGTATCACATCAGCGATTGTCGCTACTTTTGGCCCTTCGACTATCTCCTTGAATTCCGGCGAGAGAAGGTGGGGCTGGAGGTGCCGAAGCAGGTGGTGAACTTTGTGCGCAAGACCTACATCGGGGGGTCGGATAAACTCACGCGGGAAAGCTTAGAATTAGAAATATACAATTGGGGGGCCTACTTGTCCAAGATTGGTGCTCCGGAGACCGATGATTTGCTCAAACTGGCGACGGAATACGACGGCGAGAACCCGCGCACCTGGGTCACGGTGGGTAAGGCGTACCTCTATGCCCGGCAGTATCCTTTGGCCGAGACCTGCTTTAAGCTGGCGCTTTCTTATGATCCATACTGGGGAGAGGCGTACTTTTTTCTGGCCACGGCACTTCAGGAGCAGGGAAAATTTGACGAGGCCAAGGAGGCCCGGGCGGAGGGGAACTGGCTTTTACCGGACAAATTAAAACCGATGGGGCGAGAAGATGAAAAAACGACAAGATAA
- a CDS encoding transposase, with amino-acid sequence MSIENRPKPQRRSIRLRGYDYSREGGYFITICTGNRESLFGEIIDGQMRLNDLGLIVQKVWDELPEHYPSIELDKFVIMPNHIHGIIILVGAGLKPALSTPRAGLKPAPTGENSKKRSLAEIVRAFKTFSARRINEFRRMPGLPIWQRNYYEHIIRNESSLNKIREYIKGNPLNWALDIENPAILSNPNSRRSEEKFWNVSA; translated from the coding sequence ATGTCAATAGAGAACCGGCCTAAACCCCAGCGCCGTTCCATTCGGCTGCGGGGCTACGATTATTCCAGGGAGGGTGGATATTTCATAACCATCTGCACTGGGAATAGAGAATCTCTCTTTGGCGAAATCATAGATGGCCAGATGCGATTGAATGACCTCGGGCTGATAGTCCAGAAGGTTTGGGATGAATTGCCCGAACATTACCCGTCGATTGAATTGGATAAATTTGTCATTATGCCCAATCATATTCACGGGATTATCATCCTTGTAGGGGCGGGTTTGAAACCCGCCCTTTCCACCCCCCGGGCAGGTTTAAAACCTGCCCCTACAGGTGAAAATTCGAAGAAACGTTCACTGGCGGAAATTGTCCGGGCGTTCAAGACATTCTCTGCTCGACGAATAAACGAATTTCGACGAATGCCGGGCCTTCCCATCTGGCAACGGAATTATTACGAACATATTATCCGCAATGAATCCTCCCTAAACAAAATCCGGGAATACATTAAGGGCAATCCATTGAATTGGGCCTTGGACATCGAAAACCCGGCCATTTTATCCAATCCGAATAGCCGCCGAAGCGAAGAAAAATTCTGGAACGTATCGGCGTAA